AACAAACTCTCCCCGGACATGATCGTGCACACCGGCGACATGGTGGACGGGGCCGTGGACGGACTCAAGGCGGATGTCCAGCCTTTCAGCGAACTGCACGCTCCGCACGGGGTGTGGTTCTGCACCGGCAATCACGAGTATTATTCCGGGGTCTTCGAATGGCTGGCCGAGGCGCGTCAATTGGGCATGCGTCCGCTGGTCAACGAACACGCCCTCATCGATACCGGCCGGGGCAGGATTCTGCTCGGCGGGGTCACGGACCTGCGCATGGGCGGCACGGTGCCGGGTCAGGCCTCATCTCCGGCCAAGGCCATGGCGGGTGCGCCGGACCACGACGTATCCGTGCTTCTGGCCCACGAGCCGGACTCGGTGTACGCGGCGGCCGAGGCGGGATTCGACGTCCAGCTGTCCGGCCATACCCACGGCGGGCAGTACTTCCCGTACAACTACGTCATTCATCTTTTCCAGACCTTTGTTAAGGGACCGTATCTGCATGAGGACACCCACCTGTACGTCAACATGGGGACCGGCTACTGGGGGCCTCCCATGCGCATCGGCACCCGTCCGGAGATCACCCTGCACACCCTGCGTAAAGCCTAGCGCGAGTCCACCCTGCGGTGGTTCTGACAATTCGATTGGCGAAATAAAAAGCCGACGCCTGCGATTGCGGGCGTCGGCTTTATGCTGTCTTGTTGAACGTCTAGGACTCGGTGCGCTTGCGGTTGCGGGGCTTGTTGCCGTGCATCAGCGCGACGCCCGCTCCCAGGATGATAATGGACAGGATCAGGAAGTGCAGGAACATGTCTTTCTGAATGGCTCCCCAGATGATGTAGAGGGAGCCCGCAGCAGCCAGGGCGGGGCAGGCGTAGCGGTTCAAGGTGCCGAGGTCGGTGAAGGTTTTCATCACCCATATGTAGAGGGAGATGTAAATGACGTAGAGGAAGGCGATGGGCAGTTCCGAGATGTCCATGAAGCTGCCCCACCAGCCCGCGAAGTTGCCGTACCAGACCACGAGCCAGAAGCAGGACAGGGCGTAGCCGATCATGGCCGAGTGGGTGGTGCAGTTGTTCACCGGGTTGACGCGGCTGAAGAGCTCGG
The sequence above is a segment of the uncultured Pseudodesulfovibrio sp. genome. Coding sequences within it:
- a CDS encoding metallophosphoesterase, which encodes MGYWFIIVMTVSTLLVLYLGWRLINPLRVGIKRKLTLWFLLALILFGHRLTWVLHRTNRFELLACDTIDWIGFTFLGFISILVVFMLARDIPSLFGRMIGGVKRLFTRRSRLPYFIGPDKARRRFLLNASNGVIMAAVLPMAGFGVYNARRKPSVLTNDLRLSGLPDGLDGFTIAQISDTHIGPTIRGDWARQVVAEVNKLSPDMIVHTGDMVDGAVDGLKADVQPFSELHAPHGVWFCTGNHEYYSGVFEWLAEARQLGMRPLVNEHALIDTGRGRILLGGVTDLRMGGTVPGQASSPAKAMAGAPDHDVSVLLAHEPDSVYAAAEAGFDVQLSGHTHGGQYFPYNYVIHLFQTFVKGPYLHEDTHLYVNMGTGYWGPPMRIGTRPEITLHTLRKA